The nucleotide sequence GTCACTGCTGATTAATTGTCTTTACTACAGGGTCGGACTGTTGGCATTTCACCTGGCACTAGTGAATAACCCACAAGATGCTCTTGTAGTATTGACTTTTGCTTCTGTTCTGTATCATGAAGAATGGGAAGAAGGTGTTAAATTTTCCAGAGACAATGCTGCATCGATAGTTAACTATGTACCTGAGATTTCAGGCTCATGTGGATTTAAATCAGAGGAacaacttgcaaaacaagttTCCAAGTTAGCTTCTTTTATGCTAGATCATATTGCCGCTTTAACTGCAACAAAAGATCCTGATGAATCAATGTCCAGATATCCTGTTTTGCCATTCTCTGAGTTGGTAAGTACATCTAATTGATATTCAATTCCTGAGCTGGAATTTGATGCGTCTCTCATATCACTTATGTGCATTTTTCTCATCCCATAAGTAAACGCTGTTATGGAATTTGGTATTTATATTCAACGGCATTGCACAATTTTTATATGAATTTTTGTTCCCTTTTACTGTTTTACCATATCGTGCCTTGATTTTGTATCACAGGAGTATGTCACAAATCCTTGGATTATAGACTAAGTGTTACCTTTGACAGTTTTACCATATCATGCCTACTATGTGCTGTTACTGTCAAATCCCATTTAGCagttaattttaaaatatttgtttttgtgcTTGTATAAAGTTGTTCTTTGGTTGGAGTACTTATATATTGTTTCACATGTGCCTAATTCGATTAAAACAAATGTAATTCGTTCAGGCATTTTTACCCAAGAATATGGCTAAACATGTCGCCGCAATTGTTGAAGTCCTGACCAACGACATCGAATATTACAATCAAGGAAGGAAGAATGTTGAGATTGATTACTACTCACTTGGGAAAGGTCACATGCGCGAGATTAGGTTTGTTTTAGGAAAAGTTATTCTAGAAACCATGGACAGTGGGATTTTGAGAGCAAAGGAAGTCGTTCAGGGGAAGGAGGACAACTACCACCTGCAGCAGGATATCATTGACAAAAATTTCACTAAGGGTAGAAAACGTGCAATTGATGCCCCTGAAATAAAACAAGAGTTGTCCAAGAAACATAGGGTGAAAGTAGTTTTTGATCCAAATATTGCTACCGATAATCAAGAGGTTGTTGAAACAACTCAATCACCACAGAAGGAGTTGATTTCAGTTCTGGGAAAtatgttagagaagaaaaaacGTCAGTTACCAGAAGAGGTGACTGAGAAAAAGCAAGAGCTTTCTGAGAATGATAAGTTCCAgacaaaggagaagaagaataCTAAGAAGTGTAATTCAAGTCACGAGGAGACTATTAAGCTGGAAAATATGTTAGAGCAGAGAGGGTATCCTGTAAAGCAGAAAGTGATCTGTGAGAAGATTACGGACCTCAGACAAGAAACAGACGAGGAGAGAGGCAGTCCACCTCCCCTCTCTTGTATTTTCAGCAGGGGTGTTGAGGAGATTCAGAAACGCAAACAAGTAGCAGAAAAGCCAATATCCAGTCTCCGTCGACTATCTAGTCTCTTCAAGTGAAACTATTGTCGTAAACTAACAAAAATGACATGTATGTTTATTGTGCCttcccctccctccctccctccctctcacTCACAGTTTTCATGAAtaattcttccttttctttctgcATTGCAGGTGTATCCATAAAAAGTCCTAGGAGCTGGAGGAAAAGTCCTCAGATATACCCCCAGGTTTTGCACATTGTAACATTTTGCTTCCCCCTCCTCATTTCCCCTTCATTTATCGGTTTTAACAATTTTGGTTAGCCTTAGGCATTACGAAATCATGTTGGTTAAGGAGCAGTGTGAAATAGTTTGTGCTAcaaaatttgtatttatttaatgATTCGTTCGAGGTTCGAGGATCGTCTTTTGGATGCGTATGGGTGACCATTAACAACGTTGGAAAGCTTTAGGTATCGCCAATATTTTTTTCTACACAGCCCTGTTTAATTTTAGTTCGATTGCATGAATCAAAGGAGGATCAATCgaccaaaaaaaatgtgtttgcAGGAGAGAAGGGTGGTGTGTAAAACTCAATTTGCTTTTGAAGTATAACTTCAAATGGCTGGATCTCCTGTTAGCAAATTGAGTAACATTTGAGGTATCGAAATAAATGTTCAACTTTGGATTCTGACTTGTGTAGTTATTTTGtagtagacctggcaattttATGCACGATACATTAACTCGATATGAAAcaacatagaaaaaaaaagttttggatCGGAATTAAGAGGCCGGGTGTTTTATCGGTTCAACCCATTAAGTACTCGTTAAATCACAAGTTGATTGAAGTTTACCCGCTGTTAATCTTTAATAATTTAGTatgaagttttatttatttgattatgTATTAAAGTAATATATTGTCCTTAACGGGTAAAACGCGTTGAATTGGATAATCCGTTAATTTAACAGTTCAACTTAGGGTTTGAAGTTTAAAACTTATCATTataaaaggtttgacataacaTGATTCATTACGATAACAAGTTTGACACGGAAACAACACGAACACAACAAACATGATTCATTTGCTACGTCTACTTCGCAGTGATTGAACTACTTCATGTTGTGCCCCTCAAATtaattctttttgcttttttatttacaaaatctaTACTAAACTAATTTGAATTACATGAATTTGTTTTTATACGACGACATATTTACATTAAggtttaacaaaataaattggAATCTA is from Pyrus communis chromosome 10, drPyrComm1.1, whole genome shotgun sequence and encodes:
- the LOC137748229 gene encoding uncharacterized protein, whose product is MAMISPRGSNKFLLSRLGVLITQQRLVHALSEGGLQAQVHPKTVPDSVPDQGFIDMYKWKKIDARALGIKPSMISHPSWIVLKLLQAEGFEAYLVGGCVRDLILKRIPKDFDVITTANLKEIKKKFHRADVVGQRFPICRVHVKGTVIEVSSFETVARDAGKKKEKEKDNLSFRPPGCDKKDFIRWKNSMHRDFTINSLFFDPFTNKIYDYANGMADLRHLKLRTLAPAKLSFEEDCARILRGLRIAARLSLSISKETETAMHKLSSSILSLSKFRKMMEMDYMLSYGAAEASLCLLWRFDLIRILFPFHAAYFDQQIENLKGAQSSSMLMKLFSNMDKVVSCDRPGHCSLWVGLLAFHLALVNNPQDALVVLTFASVLYHEEWEEGVKFSRDNAASIVNYVPEISGSCGFKSEEQLAKQVSKLASFMLDHIAALTATKDPDESMSRYPVLPFSELAFLPKNMAKHVAAIVEVLTNDIEYYNQGRKNVEIDYYSLGKGHMREIRFVLGKVILETMDSGILRAKEVVQGKEDNYHLQQDIIDKNFTKGRKRAIDAPEIKQELSKKHRVKVVFDPNIATDNQEVVETTQSPQKELISVLGNMLEKKKRQLPEEVTEKKQELSENDKFQTKEKKNTKKCNSSHEETIKLENMLEQRGYPVKQKVICEKITDLRQETDEERGSPPPLSCIFSRGVEEIQKRKQVAEKPISSLRRLSSLFK